A genomic region of Danio aesculapii chromosome 21, fDanAes4.1, whole genome shotgun sequence contains the following coding sequences:
- the or70a4 gene encoding odorant receptor 115-10 translates to MDNQTFRYSTLLMEGLQVANQYRQLAFIFILIAYIFIMVFNIGLLIQISSEKSLRQPMFILLCNLPLNDVFGTTLVLPRLLRNILLEPSERYITYVECVIQAFFIHLYGTTCHTTLMIMAFDRYVAICNPLRYPAVMTTNMVVQLSAAAWGVGLVLVGILISLTVRLSFCRSVIENLFCDNASLFKLSCESTVINNIYGLSFTVVLLTSSLGSIALTYLRIAIVCFKSKNKATNSKAIKTCCTHLAVYLIMMISGLTGITLHRFPELSDSRKLSSIIKHIIPPCLNPIIYGLQVKEIRQRLFKLISKSKVNFM, encoded by the coding sequence ATGGATAACCAGACATTCAGATACAGCACACTTTTAATGGAGGGACTACAAGTCGCAAATCAGTACAGACAACTTGCATTCATCTTCATTTTGAttgcttatatatttattatggtcTTTAACATAGGACTTTTGATTCAGATTTCATCAGAAAAAAGTTTACGCCAGCCTATGTTCATTCTCCTCTGCAACTTGCCACTGAATGATGTTTTTGGGACTACTCTTGTTTTGCCTCGGTTATTGAGGAACATTTTATTAGAACCCTCTGAGCGCTACATAACCTATGTGGAGTGTGTTATTCAGgctttttttatacatttgtatGGAACAACATGTCACACTACTCTAATGATCATGGCCTTTGACAGATATGTAGCCATATGCAATCCACTGCGATACCCAGCTGTAATGACTACTAATATGGTGGTTCAACTGTCGGCAGCAGCCTGGGGTGTTGGGCTCGTGCTGGTGGGAATATTGATCAGCCTTACTGTGCGTCTGTCTTTCTGCAGATCTGTGATTGAAAATCTATTTTGTGACAACGCTTCACTGTTTAAACTATCCTGTGAAAGTACAGTGATTAATAATATATATGGATTATCTTTTACCGTAGTTTTACTCACATCCTCTTTGGGAAGTATTGCATTAACATATCTTAGAATAGCAATAGTatgtttcaaaagcaaaaacaaagcaACCAACAGCAAAGCCATAAAAACCTGCTGCACTCACCTGGCTGTTTATTTAATCATGATGATTTCTGGACTCACCGGCATTACTCTTCATCGGTTCCCTGAATTGTCTGACAGTAGGAAGTTATCAAGCATAATAAAGCATATTATTCCTCCATGCCTGAATCCCATAATATATGGTTTGCAAGTCAAGGAAATAAGACAGAGACTATTTAAACTTATTTCCAAGAGTAAAGTTAACTTCATGTGA